A genomic region of Pseudopipra pipra isolate bDixPip1 chromosome W, bDixPip1.hap1, whole genome shotgun sequence contains the following coding sequences:
- the LOC135404526 gene encoding olfactory receptor 14A16-like: MSNSSSLTQFLLLAFADRRELQLLHFWLFLAISLAALLANGLILSAVACDHHLHTPMGFFLLNLSLTDLGSICTTVPKAMHNSLRNTTTISYTGCAAQLFFFVFFMAAEYYLLTIMCYDRYVAICKPLHYGTLLGSRACAHMAATAWVTGFLTALLHTANTFSLPLCQGNALDQFFCEIPAILKLSCSHSGYRREIGLLIISCLLGFGCFVFIVFSYVQIFRAVLRIPSQQGRHKAFSTCLPHLAVVSLFISTGMFTYLKPPSISSPSFDLVVAVLYSVVPPALNPLIYSLRNQEIKDALRKLITGCFSEATNSPSSACVVPH, encoded by the coding sequence atgtccaacagcagctccctcacccagttcctcctcctggcattcgcagacaggcgggagctgcagctcctgcacttctggctcttcctggccatctccctggctgccctcctggccaacggcctcatcctcagtgccgtagcctgtgaccaccacctgcacacccccatgggcttcttcctgctcaacctctccctcacagacctgggctccatctgcaccactgtccccaaagccatgcacaactCCCTCCgtaacaccacaaccatctcctacacgggatgtgctgcacagctctttttctttgtcttcttcatGGCAGCAGAGTATTatctcctcaccatcatgtgctacgaccgctacgttgccatctgcaaacccctgcactacgggaccctcctgggcagcagagcttgtgcccacatggcagcaacTGCCTGGGTCACTGggtttctcactgctctgctgcacacagccaatacattttctctgcctctgtgccagggcaatgccctggaccagttcttctgtgaaatccctgccatcctcaagctctcctgctcacactcaggctaccgcagggaaattgggcttctTATAATAAGTTGTTTGTTAGGttttggctgttttgttttcattgttttctcctatgtgcagatcttcagggctgtgctgaggatcccctctcagcagggacggcacaaagccttttccacgtgcctccctcacctggctgtggtctccctgtttatCAGCACTGGCATGTTTACttacctgaagcccccctccatctcctccccatcctttGATCTGGTGGtggcagttctgtactcggtggtgcctccagcactgaaccccctcatctacagcctgaggaaccaggagatcaaggatgccctgaggaaactgataactgggtgtttttcagaagcaacaaactctccttcttctgcatgtgttGTACCTCATTAA
- the LOC135405490 gene encoding olfactory receptor 14J1-like has protein sequence MSNSSSLTQFLLLAFADRRELQLLHFWLFLAISLAALLANGLILSTIACDHHLHTPMGFFLLNLSLTDLGCICTTVPKAMHNSLWGTTTISYMGCAAQLFFFQFFISAEYYLLTIMCYDRYVAICKPLHYGTLLGSRACAHMAAAAWATAFLNALLLTANTFSLPLCQGNALGQFFCEIPHILKLSCSHSYVRELGLLLISTSLAFGCFVFIVFSYVQIFRAVLRIPSQQGRHKAFSTCLPHLAVVSLFLSTAFFAYLKPPSISSPSLDLVLSVLYSVVPPALNPFIYSLRNHEVKDALRKMMTV, from the coding sequence atgtccaacagcagctccctcacccagttcctcctcctggcattcgcagacaggcgggagctgcagctcctgcacttctggctcttcctggccatctccctggctgccctcctggccaacggcctcatcctcagcaccatagcctgtgaccaccacctgcacacccccatgggcttcttcctgctcaacctctccctcacagacctgggctgcatctgcaccactgtccccaaagccatgcacaactccctctggggcaccacaaccatctcctatatgggatgtgctgcacagctctttttctttcaattcttcatctcagcagagtattATCttctcaccatcatgtgctacgaccgctacgttgccatctgcaaacccctgcactacgggaccctcctgggcagcagagcttgtgcccacatggcagcagctgcctgggccactgcgtttctcaatgctctgctgctcacagccaatacattttccctgcccctgtgccagggcaatgctctgggccagttcttctgtgaaatcccacacatcctcaagctctcctgctcacattCCTATGTCAGGGAACTCGGGCTTCTCTTGATTTCCACCTCTTTagcatttggttgttttgttttcattgtgttctcctatgtgcagatcttcagggctgtgctcaggatcccctctcagcagggacggcacaaagccttttccacgtgcctccctcacctggccgtggtctccctgttcctcagcactgcattttttgcctacctgaagcccccctccatctcctccccatccctagATCTGGTACTATCAGTTCTatactcggtggtgcctccagcactgaaccccttcatctacagcctgaggaaccatgaggtcaaggatgccctgagaaaaatgatgactgta
- the LOC135404527 gene encoding olfactory receptor 14A16-like yields MSNSSSIPQFLLLALADRRELQLLHFWLFLAISLAALLANGLILSAVACDHHLHTPRYFFLLNLSLTDLGCICTTVPKAMHNFLWNTRTITYTGCAAQVFVYIIFLRAEFSLLTIMCYDRYVAICKPLHYGTLLGSRACAHMAAAAWTAGFLIALLHTPSTFSLPLCQGNALDQFFCEIPHILKLSCSHSGYLRELGFIVFGACLMIGCFIFIVFSYVQIFRAVLRIPSQQGRHKAFSTCLPHLAVVFLFLSTLFFSYLKPPSISSPSLDLIVSLMYSVVSPTLNPLIYSLRNQELKDAMRKLITGCFSEATNSPSSACYVPH; encoded by the coding sequence atgtccaacagcagctccataccccagttcctcctcctggcactggcagacaggcgggagctgcagctcctgcacttctggctcttcctggccatctccctggctgccctcctggccaacggcctcatcctcagcgccgtagcctgtgaccaccacctgcacacccccaggtacttcttcctgctcaacctctccctcacagacctgggctgcatctgcaccactgtccccaaagccatgcacaatttccTCTGGAACACCAGAACCATcacctacacaggatgtgctgcacaggtttttGTCTACATAATCTTTCTtagagcagagttttccctcctcaccatcatgtgctacgaccgctacgttgccatctgcaaacccctgcactacgggaccctcctgggcagcagagcttgtgcccacatggcagcagctgcctggactGCTGGGtttctcattgctctgctgcacacaccCAGTAcgttttccctgcccctgtgccagggcaatgccctggaccagttcttctgtgaaatcccacacatcctcaagctctcctgctcacactcaggctacctcagggaacttGGGTTTATTGTGTTTGGTGCCTGTTTAATGATTgggtgtttcattttcattgttttctcctatgtgcagatcttcagggctgtgctgaggatcccctctcagcagggacggcacaaagccttttccacgtgcctccctcacctggccgtggtcttCCTGTTCCTCAGCACGTTATTCTTTTCCTACCtaaagcccccctccatctcctccccatccctggatcttaTTGTGTCACTCATGTACTCAGTGGTGTCTCcaacactgaaccccctcatctacagcctgaggaaccaggagctcaaggatgccatgaGGAAACTCATAACTGGGTGCTTTTCAGAAGCAacaaactctccttcttctgcatgttatgtacctcattaa
- the LOC135404528 gene encoding olfactory receptor 14J1-like, with protein MSAEFSLLTIMCYDRYVAICKPLHYGTLLGSRACAHMAAAAWATGFLYSLLHTTNTFSLPLCQGNALGQFFCEIPHILKLSCSHSGYRREIGLIVVSCCLGFGCFVFIVFSYVQIFRAVLRIPSQQGWHKAFSMCLPHLGVVSLFLSSVLFSYLKPPSISSPSLDLALSVLYSVISPALNPFIYSLRNQELKDTIRKMMTGCFSGAINCIFSSAEHSSCNLFWAQPAF; from the coding sequence atgtcagcagagttttccctcctcaccatcatgtgctacgaccgctacgttgccatctgcaaacccctgcactacgggaccctcctgggcagcagagcttgtgcccacatggcagcagctgcctgggccactgggtttctctattctctgctgcacacgaccaatacattttccctgcccctgtgccagggcaatgccctgggccagttcttctgtgaaatcccacacatcctcaagctctcctgctcacactcaggctaccgcagggaaattgggctcattgtggTTAGTTGCTGTTtagggtttggttgttttgttttcattgtgttctcctatgtgcagatcttcagggctgtgctgaggatcccctctcagcagggatggcacaaagccttttccatgtgcctccctcacctgggtGTGGTCTCCTTGTTTCTCAGCTCTGTCTTGTtttcctacctgaagcccccctccatctcctccccatccctggatctggccctgtcagttctgtactcagtgatttctccagcactgaaccccttcatctacagcctgaggaaccaggagctcaaggataCCAttaggaaaatgatgactggatgtttttcaggagcaataaactGCATCTTTTCTTCTGCGGAACACTCATCGTGTAACTTATTTTgggcccagcctgccttctaa